In the genome of Planctomyces sp. SH-PL62, the window CAGGCACAACATCACGGGGGTCCATTGCTGGGGCGTGTGCAGCTGCGAGGGCCACGTTCTGCGGTTCGCGAGGGACGCGGCCGAGATGCCCGACCGGATCTTCGAGCAGATCGTCGCCCACGAGTTGCTCCACGTCGCGCAGTACGCCGAGGGGGTCGGCGCGAGGACGCCCGAGGAGCTGGCTGGCGCCGAGTGCGACGTCCACCTGCGGCTGCTCGACCACGACTATGACATCGAGGAGTACGCCGAAGGGTGCGAGGACAACTCGTCGCTGGCCGCCCGGTTCGACCGGTCGGACCCCTCCGCCTGACTTCCCGCTTCGCACCCCCACGATAGACCCCCCGAACGAGCAAGGAAGCTCGCCATGAACACCACCGCCGCCATCGCCCCCGCCCGCCACGCCGTCGTCGGCATCTCCCCCCTGGGCGCCCCCGCCGGCATGCCCGGCGACTCCGAGACCTGGCGGGGCGTCCCCGCCGCGCCCGCGCTGCAGGCTTCCGACCTGGGCCGGATCCGCCGGCCCGAGACGACCGGATCCTCAGGGGGCGGCACGATACTTCCGGCTATCGCCAGGTCACCTGCGGCGACCGCAGCATCCTGGCGCATCGTCTGGTCGCGGAAGCCGTCCACGGTCCCGCCCCGACGGGTCGCCCCGAGGTCGAACACCTCGACGGGGTCAAGACCGCCAACGCCCCGTCGAATTCGGAGTGGGTCTCGCACCGCGAGAACATCCGCCGGGCCTCGGTCGTCGGGCTGCTCACGCGGGGGGCCCGCCACCGCGACGCCAAGCTCTCCGAGGACGACGTCCGCGCGATCCGCCGCAGACTGTCGCCGCATCGCGAGACCTATCGGGAGATCGCCCTCGGTTACGGAGTCGACCCCCATCTCGATCAGGCGGCTCCAGACCGGCCGCGCGTGGGCCTGAGTCCGCCATCTGTGCAACTAGTGTACATAATTGTGAATCATGACAATCTAATTCCACCGCCCGGCCCGCCGCCGGGCGTGGTCGCGCCAGGTTGGGCTACGTGCAAATCGAGGCGTCCGCTTACAACTCGTGCATGGCCACCGCGGTTCGCAGGGGGCCGCACCGAGGAGACGCCGACGTGACCGACTCGCAACAGCCCCTCACCGTCGCCCAAGCCGCCAAGTTCTATCCCGGCGGCACCCACACCGGCACGATCATCCGGCACATCACCCGGGGCGTCCGGACGCCGCAGGGCGTCGTCAAGCTCGAGGCCTCCAGGATGGGGGGGAGGTGGACGACCACCCTCGAGGCCATCGAGCGGTTCAGGGCGGCCTGTACGGCCTCCCGTGGGGGCTCGCCGCCGCCCATGGCCCGGACTGCTTCCCAGGCCAAGGCGACGGCGTTCTTGGACTCGATCGGCCTGCGATGGGACCTCAGCCGGTCGCCCTGGCGATCTCCTTCGCCAAGTCGTCCAACCGCTCGGCGTAGACCTGGGTCACATCCATTTTGGCGTGGCCCAGGACCGCCTGGGAGGCTTCGAGGCCGTAGAGCCGCCGGATCCTCGTCGCGGCCGCGTGGCGGAGTTGGAGAGGCGACCAGCGATGTCTCGACCGCCATGCCTTCAGGTCGCGACGCTGGGCTTCCGTTCGCTTCGAGGTCGGGACCGCGTCGAGCTCCGGGTGGGGGGGCGCCCGGTCGCAGGCCCGGACGATCGCCTGGCGGTAGCTCCGGCGGTCGTAGGTCTGGCTCACGTTGCGTCGTCCGGCTGACTCGCGGGGATCGAACACGAAGCCCTCCCCGGCCGCCGCGAGGAAGGGCTCCAGGACCTGGGCCGCCTTGGGACCGATCGGGATCATCCGGGCCCGCAGGTCCTCGTGGTGGTCGGTCTTGCATCGCCCCGGCCGGTACACCCAGGGCTCGACGCTCCGGTCGATCTCAGCGGCCCGCATGGAGAGGACCTCGCCGACTCGGCAGCCGGTCAAGAACTGGAACTCGACCATCGCCGCGACGGCGGCCGGCATGAAGGGCAGGGCGGCCCGCATGCGATCCTCTGAGACGGGGCCGACGCCACGCGACTCGGGGGCCGTGGTCCGATTCTTCGCCAACGGCGCGAGCATCCCCAGCTCGCCGACCGTCGCGGCCGGGACCAACTCCTGCGAGGCCGCCCACCGCCAGGCTCGGCGGATCCGGTTTACCCGGGAGTTGACGACCTCCCGGGAGAGCCCGGAGTCGACCATCACCGCACGGACGGCCTCGAGTTTTCGAACTCCGAACTCGACCGCCGGAGTCGCCTCATAGAGCCGTCGTACCGGCCCCAGGGCGTCGGCCATGTTGCGGGCCTCCCCCGTAGGTTCCCCCGTCAGCGCCCGGTAGTACTGGATCGCATGCACCATGTAGGCAGCGATGACCTCGGCGACGCTGGCACCCGACGCGACAGGGGCGGGCCGCTTGTCGCGGGCGAGCCATTCGGCGACGAAGCGTTCGTAGGCCTGGGCGGCCTCTCGCGTTCCGTGCTTGCCGAGGTAGTGGGCGCGGCCGTCGACCTGGACGTAGGCGCGGCCCGAGGCCTTGTGGCGGCGGAGGGATAGAATGCGGTTCACGACGCGCGGCATGGCGGCCTCCGAGCTTATCCCCGTCAATTGACGGGGTTACCGCTTCGGTCTTGAGACCGCTCGCCGGGACGCCCGACGGTACGTAAATCACACGTTCGGCAGGACTTGCGTTGCAGAGCGGGCGAGGGGATTCGAACCCCTGACGTCCAGCTTGGGAAGCTGGCATTCTACCACTGAATTACGCCCGCGATCTACGAGTAGACATCGTCTCCGTATCGCCTCTCGTACGAGACGCTGGGATCATATCAGCCTCCCTGGTGTAGGGCAATGGGTTGCTTGGTGGGAAGTGAGAGATTTCCGGCGTCTCGACCGAATCGGAGGCTTACTACTTACTACGCGGTGGGGCGGGGGCGACGTCGGGGGCGGACCTGGCGAATGTCTGGGGGCTTCCAACTCCAATTGCCGCCTCTTGCCGATCATGGTATGAGTACAGCCCCTCGACGCTCTGGCGGCCACGACACGACGTCGCTAAAGCATGGATGCTCGTCGGGATTCCTGTCTCATGGGCGCGGGTCGACATGAAGAACTTCGTTCGCCTGGTGAGGTTCGCCTGGCCTTATCGCTATCGATTCGGGATCTCCGTCGCCTGCGCGTTGATGGTCGCGTTGTTGGCGTTCATGGAGTTGGGGGCCGTCCTCCCGCTCCTCAAGATCCTCATCAACAACGACAATCCGCAGCGATGGATCTCGACCAAGATCGATTCGATCGCCGAGGACATCGAGCGGCTCGCGGCCCAGCGGGAAGAGTTGGAGCGAGTCGAGCGGGCTTTCGCGGCGGGGGGCAACCTCTCCGCGCCCTTGAGCGTCCGATTCCAGGAGCTGGAGAAGGTCAAGAAGGACATCCAGACGGAGTTGGAGTCTCGCGAGCGCCGCGTCGCCCTTCCAGACCAGCCTGGGGCTTCCTCGCAGGTCCTGGTCGAGGAGACGGGCAAGATCCAACTGCTCAAGCGAGAGCAGCGGATCATCGAGGCTCGCTGGAGCGAGCTCAGCCAGGGGAGTCGTTGGCTGCACGAGTCCGACCGTAGGGCGCTCGACCGCCGTGTGGCGGCGATCGACCGAGAGCGAAAGAACGAGGAATGGTGGCAGAAGTTGTACCAGGGCGTGAAGCCCACGGTCTATGAATACCTGCCTTCGGACCAGTTCCGCACCCTGGGCATGTTGATGGGCCTGGTGCTGATCGGGGTGATGATCAAGGGGTGTTTCACCTTCTGTCAGGAAGTTTTGGTGGCCGACGTGATGCAGCGCACGCTGTTCGACGTCCGCAACCTGTTCTTCCGAAGGACGACGAATCTGGACCTCGCGAGCTTCTCGGAGCAGGGTTCGTCGGACCTGATGGCCCGGTTCACCAACGACATGGACTGGTTCGGCCAGGGGCTCAACACCATCCTGAGCAAGCTGATCCGCGAGCCGCTGCGGGCGGTGATCTGCATGTCGGGGGCGTTCTGGTTCAACTGGAGGCTCACCTGCCTGACGCTCGTCGTCGTGCCGATTTCGGCCTATACGACCTACCGGGTCGGCCGAGTGATGAAGCGGGCCGTGCGGCGGTCGCTGGAGAGCATGTCGTCGATCTACAAGATCCTCCAGGAGACGTTCCAGGGGATCAAGGTCGTCAAGGCGTTCGGCATGGAGCGGGTGGAGCGCCGGCGGTTCTTCCTGGAGACGAAGAACTTCTACAAGAAGAGCATCCGGGTCGCGATGATCGACTCGATGTCCGACCCTGTGCTGGAGCTGCTGACGCTGATCACGGTGGCGATCGCGCTGCTCTCCGGGTCTTACCTGGTGCTGAAGCAATCGATGTTCCTGGAGATCGGCCCGTTCAAGCTCCAGTTAGCGTCGGAAGTGATGGCGATCGAGGACCTGCTGACGCTCTACGCGATCATGGCGGGGGTCTCTGATCCGATCCGGAAGCTGTCCAACGTCCACTCCAAGCTCCAGCGGGCCGCCGCGGCGTCCGACCGCATCTGCGCCCTGATGGATCGCGAGCCCCAGGTCGCCGAGTCGCCCCAGGCGGTCCTGTCGCCGGCGCACCGGCGGACCATCGAGTTCGACGGAGTCCATTTCTCCTACCCGGGACGCGACTCCCTGCTGCAAGGCATCACCCTGACCGTCCATCACGGCGAGACCGTCGCGCTCGTCGGTCCCAACGGCTGCGGGAAGTCGACCCTGATGAACCTGCTCCCGAGGTTCTGGGACGTCGACTCGGGCGCGATCCGGATCGACGGCGTGGACGTCCGCGAGATCCGCGGTCGGAGCCTGCGGCGGATGATCGGCATCGTCCCGCAAGAGACGATCCTGTTCCAGGACTCGATCGCCCGGAACATCGCATACGGCGATCCGGGGGCGAACCGAGACGCCATCGTCAAGGCGGCCGAGCGTTCCTACGCCCACCAGTTCATCATGACGCTGCCGGACGGCTACGACACCGTCATTGGCGAACGCGGGCACGGACTCTCCGGAGGCCAGCGTCAGCGGATCGCCCTGGCTCGGGCCATGCTCCGCGACCCCTCCATCCTGATCCTCGACGAGGCCACGAGCGCCGTGGACATCCAGGACGAGGCCCTGATCCGCAAGGCCATCGAGGAGTTTTCCAGGGGCCGGACGACGTTCCTG includes:
- a CDS encoding tyrosine-type recombinase/integrase gives rise to the protein MPRVVNRILSLRRHKASGRAYVQVDGRAHYLGKHGTREAAQAYERFVAEWLARDKRPAPVASGASVAEVIAAYMVHAIQYYRALTGEPTGEARNMADALGPVRRLYEATPAVEFGVRKLEAVRAVMVDSGLSREVVNSRVNRIRRAWRWAASQELVPAATVGELGMLAPLAKNRTTAPESRGVGPVSEDRMRAALPFMPAAVAAMVEFQFLTGCRVGEVLSMRAAEIDRSVEPWVYRPGRCKTDHHEDLRARMIPIGPKAAQVLEPFLAAAGEGFVFDPRESAGRRNVSQTYDRRSYRQAIVRACDRAPPHPELDAVPTSKRTEAQRRDLKAWRSRHRWSPLQLRHAAATRIRRLYGLEASQAVLGHAKMDVTQVYAERLDDLAKEIARATG
- a CDS encoding HNH endonuclease translates to MVAEAVHGPAPTGRPEVEHLDGVKTANAPSNSEWVSHRENIRRASVVGLLTRGARHRDAKLSEDDVRAIRRRLSPHRETYREIALGYGVDPHLDQAAPDRPRVGLSPPSVQLVYIIVNHDNLIPPPGPPPGVVAPGWATCKSRRPLTTRAWPPRFAGGRTEETPT
- a CDS encoding ABC transporter ATP-binding protein → MKNFVRLVRFAWPYRYRFGISVACALMVALLAFMELGAVLPLLKILINNDNPQRWISTKIDSIAEDIERLAAQREELERVERAFAAGGNLSAPLSVRFQELEKVKKDIQTELESRERRVALPDQPGASSQVLVEETGKIQLLKREQRIIEARWSELSQGSRWLHESDRRALDRRVAAIDRERKNEEWWQKLYQGVKPTVYEYLPSDQFRTLGMLMGLVLIGVMIKGCFTFCQEVLVADVMQRTLFDVRNLFFRRTTNLDLASFSEQGSSDLMARFTNDMDWFGQGLNTILSKLIREPLRAVICMSGAFWFNWRLTCLTLVVVPISAYTTYRVGRVMKRAVRRSLESMSSIYKILQETFQGIKVVKAFGMERVERRRFFLETKNFYKKSIRVAMIDSMSDPVLELLTLITVAIALLSGSYLVLKQSMFLEIGPFKLQLASEVMAIEDLLTLYAIMAGVSDPIRKLSNVHSKLQRAAAASDRICALMDREPQVAESPQAVLSPAHRRTIEFDGVHFSYPGRDSLLQGITLTVHHGETVALVGPNGCGKSTLMNLLPRFWDVDSGAIRIDGVDVREIRGRSLRRMIGIVPQETILFQDSIARNIAYGDPGANRDAIVKAAERSYAHQFIMTLPDGYDTVIGERGHGLSGGQRQRIALARAMLRDPSILILDEATSAVDIQDEALIRKAIEEFSRGRTTFLISHSMGTIQFADRIVLIDDGRIAAVGTDQELKRSSPLYRRLHDIHYHRESA